One segment of Candidatus Micropelagos thuwalensis DNA contains the following:
- a CDS encoding GTP-binding protein produces the protein MSKEKFERTKPHVNIGTIGHVDHGKTTLTAAITKVLSEHGGAEFSDYADIDKAPEE, from the coding sequence ATGTCGAAAGAGAAGTTTGAGCGCACGAAGCCCCACGTTAACATTGGCACGATTGGTCACGTTGACCATGGTAAGACGACGTTGACGGCAGCGATTACGAAGGTTTTGTCTGAGCATGGCGGAGCTGAGTTTTCTGATTATGCTGATATTGATAAGGCCCCAGAGGAG